The Patescibacteria group bacterium genomic interval TAACGCCCAGTTTCATTTTTAAACGCAACAATAAAATCAGATTCACCAGCAGTATACCCCCACGGAAATTCCGAAGACACATATTCCATTTCGTTTATCCCAAACTCGTTGCCGAGTTCTTTAACAAAAGATGAGTTAGGATTATCAATTGAACGAGCAATATCAAAATTAAGCATATGTTCTTGGGCAACAATTTTTATTGTTTGATTGACGGGTCGTAACTCTAAATCAGTTACCTTTGTTCCATCTTCGTTTAAAATTTCTTTCTTCTCAAATTTATAATCCACTTTTTGTGGAAATGAAATTTTTTGCCCAGGCTCAGACAACATCATTCTTGTAATCTTTATTGCTTCTTCAGGCAATAGTTGTCTAACAGACGATCCTTTACCAGCACCCATTTGATTATCATGCCGACCTATCCAAATCATTCCTGTATCAGACATATCGGCATAAGCCCTTTCATCGCTAATTGCTCTTTCAAAAACAATAAGTGGTTCTATTTCTATTCGTAAACTCAGAAGAAGATTATGATATGGATCACTTCTAGATTGTAAATTTACGGTAGGATACTCTTTTCGGCATTTTGGACACTTTGCGCTTAAGGTTGAGCGGGATATGTGACAGTTAGGACAATTTCCCAGCATTGTATATCCCGTTGTTGGATCTTTTATATTATCCGTCCCTCGAAAAGGAGCTGAAGATACGACATATATTCCCCTAAGACCTCTGCGTGAATCTATGTCATCCTTTCTCCATTGTGGATCGGATTGGTAAAAAAACATTAGATCGCCAGGGCGGGCCAAAAACAAAGCACCCAACATTGAATACCGTCTTTGACGAGGTGGGTCAGGAAGGGCAGCAAAATTAAGATTTCTAACGAATGGATATGTAACTCCATTGATAGTAAATTGAAACGCCGCATGTGCTCGCTCCCCATTATCTGGCGACAAATAATCTGCAATTATTTTGGGGATATCTTTTTCTAAAGTTTTTGATAGGTTTAATTTCATATTTCTATAAAAAAATTCAAATCTTTCTTATAAATACGCGCGAATGCTTTAAGTTGAACCACATCAAGTCTTCTCTGACCGGATTCTATTTTAGATATATAGGATTGAGTTTTCCCGAGTTTGTCTGCAACTTGTTTCTGTTCTAAACCAGCCTCAACACGCGCCTGTTTAAGGCGTTCAACA includes:
- a CDS encoding helix-turn-helix transcriptional regulator; the encoded protein is MSKIIYSKDHKNIVERLKQARVEAGLEQKQVADKLGKTQSYISKIESGQRRLDVVQLKAFARIYKKDLNFFIEI